Sequence from the Paenibacillus riograndensis SBR5 genome:
ATAGAAGCAGCCTGGGAATCATTGAACTCACGAACAATGGCCGGGATTGTTTCCATGCCCAGCTTTTTAACTGCCCGCCAACGGCGTTCTCCGGCAATAATCTCATACAGGGAATCACGCACGCGAACAACTATTGGCTGAATAACCCCATGAGTTTTGATAGTCTGACATAACTCGTCTATCTTTTCGTCATCAAAAATCGTCCTTGGCTGATATGGACTGCTGATGACCTCATGAACCGGGATCTGTTTGACCTCTTCTCCGCTGCTCCGCTCGGTAAATCCAAAAAGCTTGGTGAATTGTTCTTTCATTCCGTTCATAACCACCTAATTTCGTTATAGTACGATCTTCTTGACCTTGCCTAGCGAAAAGCTTATCGTACAGCAAGTAGAAACGGCTATGCCGTCCTCAAAAGGAGCATATGCTTCCGAAGCAGCGATACCCGTATCGCCTCAGGTATGTTGGAGATTCTCCAGCGCTTCATTCACCTTCGCATGAAAAGTCTTACTATATTATTCTATCACTTTTTAGTCCATAATCCTATTCTCCAAAGAGACCTATTTTTCCTGCATTTTCTGTTGTTTACATTTCAACTATATAAATTGAACTTGTGATTTTTCTAATTGGGATTGGTCGTGACTCCAGAGAATGTTTGGACTTCCGGCCGCTGTTGTCTACAGATTTCTTGATTGTATTCCGTTATTAACGGTGGAAATCTGCAGACAAAGGCGGACGCTACCGCTCCTACAGTTCCAAACTTCTCCTCCGCCACTTTTCCCTTCATTGTAATGTTTTCAAGTTCAATTTATATAGGTGGAAAAACAAAAAAACAAGCCCCCAAGGATGGGAAGCTTGATTTTGTAGACACCAGATATGAATGGTAAATGTTTCACGTGAAACATCAGATCAGCGGAGCTTTGGCAGGCGTTCCTGCTTTGCGCGGATATTTTGCCGGTGTAGCTCCTGTCTTACGGATGAAAACAATATGCCTTGCCGACTCTTCAACAGGAAGTGTGAATGACTCCACCTTCTGTAATTCAGCACGCAACTCTTTGAAGCTGCGCTTAGCTTCTGTTAACTCCTCCGACGGATCATTACCCTTCATCGCCGCAAACAAGCCATCTTTACGTGTGAACGGAAGACAAAATTCATTCAGCAGCGCCAGGCGTGCAACTGCACGCGCTGTAACCAAGTCATAAGCATCGCGGTGAATGAACTGGCGTGCAACATCCTCTGCCCTGCCATGGATCAACTGCACATTCTTTAATTGCAGCGTGTCACAGACATGCTGTAAAAAAGAAATGCGTTTGCTGAGAGAATCCACGATCGTTAGCTTTAAATGCGGAAAACAGATTTTTAAGGGAATTCCGGGAAATCCGGCACCGGAGCCGATATCTGCCAGTGTGTTGACCTCCCCCATATTCATGAAGAACGCCAGGGAAAGTGAATCATAAAAATGTTTCATGTACACCTGCTCGCGTTCGGTTATGCCTGTCAGATTCATTTTTTCATTCCATGAAACAAGCTCTGAAAAGTATAGCTCGAACTGCTCCAGCTGCTTTGGTGATAATGTGATTCCTTGTGCTTGCAATAAAGCGGTAAACTGCACTGCAGTGTTATCCATAGATTATCCTTTCGCTGCCGTTACACGGTTATAGTGCTCCAAATGCACAAGAAGAATGGAAATATCCGCCGGTGTTACACCGGCAATGCGCGATGCCTGGCCGATTGATATAGGCGCGATTTTGGTCAGCTTTTGCCGTGCTTCCATTGCCAATCCGTGAATCTCGTTATAGTTGATATCATCTGGAATCTTCTTTTTTTCCATCTTCTGCAGCTTCTCAACATGCAGTAGCTGTTTTTCGATGTAACCAGCATATTTAATCTGGATCTCCACTTGTTCCTTCATCTCCTCATCAAGTCCTTCAGGAGAAGGAGAAACAAGGTCAACAAA
This genomic interval carries:
- the rsmG gene encoding 16S rRNA (guanine(527)-N(7))-methyltransferase RsmG gives rise to the protein MDNTAVQFTALLQAQGITLSPKQLEQFELYFSELVSWNEKMNLTGITEREQVYMKHFYDSLSLAFFMNMGEVNTLADIGSGAGFPGIPLKICFPHLKLTIVDSLSKRISFLQHVCDTLQLKNVQLIHGRAEDVARQFIHRDAYDLVTARAVARLALLNEFCLPFTRKDGLFAAMKGNDPSEELTEAKRSFKELRAELQKVESFTLPVEESARHIVFIRKTGATPAKYPRKAGTPAKAPLI